In one window of Enterobacteriaceae endosymbiont of Plateumaris rustica DNA:
- the dnaN gene encoding DNA polymerase III subunit beta, translating to MKHIIINREQLIIPLKNIVSIINNKPIIPIINNILIEIKNNNIIFKSTNLEIEIITFLKNIKSTHNFSITISGKKFYDICKSFPIKSNINISINNNNQIIISSKKCKFIMSTLPSINFPIIEYWKSQLKFFLTNKILKMLIDATYFSIANQDVRQYLNGVLFQIKNNILNMVSTDGHRLSICNILINEILINYSVIIPKKSIIELLRLLNNTNDIVIIKINNNNISFTLKNLKFTSKLIENSFPEYTKIIPQIFYKIIKIDRINLKNALTRISILVNERTKGVTLLFNKKYLKILGSNIDNEQAEDILSIEEKYNDIKYNIEISLNIQYLIDVLNTLKNKYIKISLIDSFSSIKIEDFIENNKIYLIMPMRI from the coding sequence ATGAAACATATTATTATTAATAGAGAACAATTAATTATTCCATTAAAAAATATAGTAAGTATTATTAATAATAAACCAATAATACCTATTATTAATAATATTTTAATAGAAATTAAAAATAATAATATTATATTTAAAAGTACTAATTTAGAAATAGAAATAATTACGTTTTTAAAAAACATAAAAAGTACACATAATTTTTCTATTACTATATCAGGTAAAAAATTTTATGATATATGTAAAAGTTTTCCTATTAAATCTAATATAAATATATCAATTAATAATAATAATCAAATAATAATTTCATCTAAAAAATGTAAATTTATTATGTCTACATTACCTTCTATAAATTTTCCAATAATTGAATATTGGAAAAGTCAATTAAAATTTTTTTTAACAAATAAAATATTAAAAATGTTAATTGATGCAACATATTTTTCAATAGCAAACCAAGATGTTAGACAATATTTAAATGGAGTACTATTTCAAATTAAAAATAATATATTAAATATGGTTTCTACTGATGGTCATAGATTATCAATTTGTAATATTTTAATAAATGAAATATTAATAAATTATTCAGTTATAATTCCTAAAAAAAGTATAATAGAATTATTACGTTTATTAAATAATACTAATGATATAGTAATAATTAAAATAAATAATAATAATATTAGTTTTACATTAAAAAATTTAAAATTTACATCAAAACTTATTGAAAATTCTTTTCCAGAATACACAAAAATTATACCTCAAATTTTTTACAAAATTATTAAAATAGATCGAATAAATTTAAAAAATGCTTTAACTCGTATTTCTATTTTAGTTAATGAAAGAACAAAAGGTGTAACACTATTATTTAATAAAAAATATTTAAAAATATTAGGAAGTAACATTGATAATGAACAAGCAGAAGATATTTTATCTATAGAAGAAAAATATAATGATATAAAATATAATATAGAAATATCTTTAAATATTCAATATTTAATAGATGTTTTAAATA